The following proteins come from a genomic window of Thermoanaerobaculia bacterium:
- a CDS encoding UDP-glucose/GDP-mannose dehydrogenase family protein — protein sequence MNICMVGTGYVGLVTGTCLADFGMNVVCVDVDEAKIQALRNGQIPIYEPGLEELVAKNERAGRLSFSTDLKSAVENALAIFIAVGTPPLPDGSADLSYVRQVAESIADHANGYKIVVTKSTVPTGTGKMIEEILKGRNGKHEFSVVSNPEFLREGSAVADFLRPDRVVIGTRDERPVAIMKEIYSPLYLLETPIIVTDVESAEMIKYASNGFLSVKISFINEVASLCELVGADVHAVARGMGLDKRIGPKFLHPGPGFGGSCFPKDTQAVADLARKYGARFEIIEAAIAANEKTKARMIEKIEAAAGPLAGKTVGVLGISFKPATDDIRESASLRIIRDLQQRGASVRAFDPAAMENARKALDDVCYGRDAYDCAAGCDALVLATEWNEFRALDFGKLEKVMKGRVLVDLRNVYEPEEVRELGWTYAGVGRG from the coding sequence ATGAACATCTGCATGGTGGGGACCGGCTACGTCGGGCTCGTGACGGGCACGTGCCTCGCCGATTTCGGGATGAACGTGGTTTGCGTCGACGTCGACGAAGCCAAGATCCAGGCGCTCCGGAACGGGCAGATCCCGATCTACGAGCCGGGCCTCGAGGAGCTCGTCGCGAAGAACGAGCGAGCCGGCCGACTCTCCTTCTCGACGGACTTGAAGAGCGCCGTCGAGAACGCGCTCGCGATCTTCATCGCGGTCGGAACCCCCCCGCTCCCGGACGGCTCCGCCGACCTTTCGTACGTCCGCCAGGTCGCCGAGTCGATCGCGGACCACGCCAACGGCTACAAGATCGTCGTGACGAAATCCACCGTTCCGACCGGCACCGGGAAGATGATCGAGGAGATCCTGAAGGGGCGCAACGGAAAGCACGAGTTCTCGGTCGTCTCGAACCCCGAGTTCCTCCGCGAGGGCTCCGCCGTCGCCGATTTCCTCCGGCCGGACCGCGTCGTCATCGGAACGCGGGACGAGCGGCCGGTCGCGATCATGAAGGAGATCTATTCCCCGCTCTATCTCCTCGAGACGCCGATCATCGTGACCGACGTCGAGTCGGCGGAGATGATCAAGTACGCGTCGAACGGGTTTCTCTCCGTGAAGATCTCCTTCATCAACGAGGTCGCGTCCCTGTGCGAGCTCGTCGGCGCCGACGTCCACGCCGTCGCCCGCGGAATGGGGCTCGACAAGAGGATCGGGCCGAAGTTCCTGCATCCGGGGCCGGGGTTCGGAGGCTCCTGCTTCCCGAAGGACACCCAGGCGGTCGCGGACCTCGCGCGCAAGTACGGCGCGCGCTTCGAGATCATCGAGGCCGCGATCGCCGCCAACGAGAAGACGAAGGCGAGGATGATCGAGAAGATCGAGGCCGCGGCCGGCCCGCTCGCCGGCAAGACCGTGGGCGTCCTCGGAATCTCCTTCAAGCCCGCGACCGACGACATCCGGGAGTCGGCGTCTCTTCGCATCATCCGCGACCTCCAGCAGCGGGGCGCGTCGGTGCGCGCGTTCGACCCCGCGGCGATGGAGAACGCGAGGAAGGCCCTCGACGACGTCTGCTACGGCCGGGACGCGTACGACTGCGCCGCCGGTTGCGACGCCCTCGTCCTGGCGACGGAGTGGAACGAATTCCGCGCGCTCGATTTCGGCAAACTCGAGAAGGTGATGAAAGGGCGGGTCCTCGTCGACCTCCGTAACGTCTACGAGCCGGAAGAAGTGCGGGAGCTGGGGTGGACGTATGCGGGAGTCGGTAGAGGTTAG
- a CDS encoding UDP-glucuronic acid decarboxylase family protein, with protein sequence MRVLVTGGAGFLGSHLCDRLLAEGHDVIAMDNLITGNTRNIAHLIGRPSFTFIHHDVTNYIYVDASLDAVLHFASPASPIDYLLLPIQTMKVGALGTHKALGLAKEKRARFLLASTSEVYGDPLVHPQPESYWGNVNPIGPRGVYDEAKRFAEALTMAYRRSHGVETRIVRIFNTYGPRMRPKDGRVVPALIGQAIAGEPMTVFGDGSQTRSFCYVDDLIDGIYRLLMSDEPEPTNIGNPAEMTVLEFAKVIRKLTGTASEIVFEPLPTDDPKVRQPDISKARRVLGWAPRVPLEEGLVKTIEYFRELAAETSAAAASR encoded by the coding sequence ATGCGCGTTCTCGTCACGGGCGGAGCCGGCTTCCTCGGGAGCCATCTCTGCGACCGTCTCCTGGCCGAAGGTCACGACGTCATCGCGATGGACAACCTCATCACGGGAAACACGCGGAACATCGCCCACCTGATCGGCCGGCCGAGCTTCACCTTCATCCACCACGACGTGACGAACTACATCTACGTCGACGCCTCGCTCGACGCGGTCCTGCATTTCGCGTCCCCCGCGTCGCCCATCGACTACCTGTTGCTCCCGATCCAGACGATGAAGGTCGGCGCGCTCGGCACCCACAAGGCGCTCGGGCTCGCCAAGGAGAAGCGGGCGCGGTTTCTGCTCGCGTCGACGTCGGAGGTCTACGGGGATCCGCTCGTCCATCCCCAGCCCGAGTCGTACTGGGGAAACGTCAACCCGATCGGCCCGCGCGGCGTGTATGACGAGGCAAAGCGCTTCGCCGAGGCTCTCACGATGGCGTACCGCCGGAGCCACGGCGTCGAGACGCGCATCGTGCGGATCTTCAACACGTACGGCCCGCGCATGCGGCCGAAGGACGGCCGTGTCGTACCGGCGCTGATCGGCCAGGCGATCGCGGGCGAGCCGATGACGGTCTTCGGCGACGGGTCGCAGACGCGCTCCTTCTGCTACGTCGACGACCTGATCGACGGCATCTACCGGCTCCTGATGTCCGACGAGCCCGAGCCGACCAACATCGGGAACCCCGCCGAGATGACGGTGCTGGAGTTCGCGAAGGTGATCCGGAAGCTCACCGGGACGGCCTCCGAAATCGTCTTCGAGCCCCTCCCGACCGACGATCCGAAGGTTCGGCAGCCGGACATCTCGAAGGCCCGGCGCGTCCTCGGCTGGGCGCCGCGCGTTCCGCTCGAGGAAGGGCTCGTGAAGACGATCGAGTATTTCCGGGAGCTCGCCGCAGAGACTTCGGCGGCGGCCGCGTCGCGCTGA